Proteins encoded together in one Alteribacter keqinensis window:
- a CDS encoding TM2 domain-containing protein, with amino-acid sequence MNNLLMKRELSGEQLSIIANEFDKKKKSKGVLYVLWLFFGSIGVHRFYLGDIGYGIGMIAVWIVSWFLAFVPILIWVLVDVFLIGKRLEKINDQLEFSIIENVKSYQN; translated from the coding sequence ATGAACAATTTACTGATGAAAAGAGAATTGTCAGGAGAGCAGCTGTCAATCATCGCAAATGAGTTTGACAAGAAGAAAAAGAGCAAAGGTGTTCTCTATGTACTCTGGCTGTTTTTCGGCAGTATTGGTGTACACCGGTTTTATTTAGGAGATATCGGCTACGGTATTGGAATGATTGCGGTATGGATTGTAAGCTGGTTCTTAGCTTTCGTGCCGATACTTATATGGGTACTGGTTGATGTCTTTCTTATCGGGAAGCGCCTCGAGAAGATAAATGACCAGCTGGAGTTTTCCATTATTGAAAATGTAAAAAGCTATCAGAATTAA
- a CDS encoding Ger(x)C family spore germination protein, translating into MKTVRQFSLCILCLILLSGCWDSRQLRDITIAKSAGLDLMEDGLYQSTLTSPVPSKREAPERTEVVSGLGHTVREARMALDNKVSERIDIARLRVIVIGRDLAEESLYNPIDVMYRDPRGSLGAKIAIFNGMAQDIISKDLPDKPRTSEFIADLLETAEENSIVENLNVQLICPIMFDPGQDMVIPLMELNEEDESSLVGNALFNGEKMTGTLSPEDSVLLNLMKNVRGRNTFLTEKVSEENAETEEFITLLVREADRNLKVDVNHAAKSVTAEVNLTMKVKVIEYPKDELHDPANVAMLNERLGRAFTAEAEQIFETLQEANCDALGIGRRVIAFHNQFWRENDWNEVYPDITIKPNVTVEIISHGIIN; encoded by the coding sequence ATGAAAACAGTCCGTCAGTTTAGTCTGTGTATCCTTTGTCTGATCCTGCTCTCGGGGTGCTGGGATTCCAGGCAGCTGCGTGACATTACGATTGCCAAGAGCGCCGGACTTGATCTTATGGAAGATGGTTTGTACCAATCGACGCTCACCTCACCTGTTCCCAGTAAACGTGAAGCCCCCGAACGGACAGAAGTCGTCAGCGGACTAGGACATACGGTACGTGAAGCCAGAATGGCTCTGGATAATAAAGTTTCAGAGCGTATTGACATTGCAAGGTTGAGAGTGATTGTTATAGGCCGCGATTTGGCTGAGGAGTCTCTATACAATCCTATTGATGTTATGTACCGGGATCCCCGCGGATCTCTCGGAGCCAAAATAGCCATCTTTAACGGGATGGCTCAAGACATAATAAGTAAGGATCTGCCTGATAAACCCAGGACAAGTGAATTTATTGCCGACCTTCTTGAAACAGCGGAAGAGAATTCAATTGTGGAAAACCTTAATGTTCAGCTGATTTGTCCTATCATGTTTGATCCGGGGCAGGACATGGTAATTCCATTAATGGAGTTAAATGAGGAAGATGAAAGTTCTCTCGTTGGAAATGCTCTGTTTAACGGTGAAAAGATGACAGGGACACTTTCACCGGAAGACTCGGTTCTGTTAAATTTAATGAAAAACGTTCGTGGCAGGAATACCTTTCTGACCGAGAAAGTATCTGAGGAAAATGCAGAGACAGAAGAGTTTATCACACTCCTTGTAAGAGAGGCAGACCGCAACTTAAAAGTAGATGTCAATCATGCTGCGAAATCTGTCACTGCTGAGGTAAACCTTACAATGAAAGTAAAGGTTATCGAATATCCAAAAGACGAACTTCACGACCCTGCAAATGTGGCAATGCTGAATGAAAGGCTTGGGAGAGCATTCACAGCAGAGGCTGAACAGATCTTCGAAACGCTTCAGGAAGCAAATTGCGATGCTCTCGGAATCGGGAGACGCGTCATTGCTTTCCACAATCAATTTTGGAGAGAAAATGATTGGAATGAGGTCTATCCGGACATTACTATCAAACCGAATGTGACAGTAGAAATCATTTCTCACGGGATCATTAACTGA